In Thiospirochaeta perfilievii, a single window of DNA contains:
- a CDS encoding DUF4395 family protein, translating to MIIFKYKDELDEDSVRAAALLCVILGVSTFISHSLVPLLVLLCDNIVSFFLTPKHSFLTRFSKITILPIANFRTKKISANAKHFALLLAIITESIIILFLFNGYILFANTLLFFLIFFALTETFLKFCIGYYIFNILSLKGFINEELSDDCLLSFNHNH from the coding sequence ATGATTATATTTAAATATAAAGATGAATTAGACGAAGATTCGGTAAGAGCTGCTGCACTACTGTGCGTTATTCTAGGTGTATCAACCTTTATAAGTCATAGCTTAGTACCACTTTTAGTTTTATTATGCGATAACATAGTTTCATTTTTTTTAACACCTAAGCACTCTTTCCTTACAAGGTTTTCAAAGATTACAATTCTACCAATAGCAAATTTTAGAACAAAAAAGATAAGTGCTAATGCTAAACATTTTGCTCTACTACTTGCTATAATTACCGAATCTATAATTATACTGTTTCTATTTAACGGTTATATTTTATTTGCAAATACTCTACTCTTCTTTTTAATTTTTTTTGCATTAACGGAGACTTTTCTAAAATTTTGTATAGGTTATTATATATTTAATATTTTATCACTTAAGGGGTTTATAAACGAAGAGTTGAGTGATGATTGTCTATTAAGTTTTAACCACAACCATTAA
- the tpx gene encoding thiol peroxidase, with protein MATVTLEGNKIETVGVLPSVGSKAPDFKLVKQDLSDISLSDYLGKKVVLNIFPSLDTGTCAASVRAFNKSAADLKDTVVLCISADLPFAAGRFCVAEGIENVETASNFRDKDFGNLYGVDFKTGPLVGLLARSVVVVNEKGEVIYTELVSETVNEPNYDAALAVLK; from the coding sequence ATGGCAACAGTAACATTAGAAGGCAATAAAATTGAGACAGTAGGAGTACTTCCATCTGTAGGTAGTAAGGCACCAGACTTTAAACTAGTAAAGCAGGATTTATCAGATATTAGTTTATCTGATTACTTAGGGAAAAAGGTTGTTTTAAATATTTTTCCTTCTCTTGACACAGGAACATGCGCAGCATCTGTAAGGGCATTTAATAAGAGTGCAGCAGATTTAAAGGATACAGTAGTTTTATGTATTTCAGCAGATCTGCCATTTGCAGCGGGAAGGTTCTGTGTAGCAGAAGGTATTGAAAATGTTGAAACAGCTTCTAACTTTAGAGATAAAGATTTTGGGAATTTATACGGGGTAGACTTTAAAACTGGCCCCCTAGTTGGTCTATTAGCGAGATCAGTAGTAGTAGTTAATGAAAAGGGTGAAGTTATTTACACTGAATTAGTATCAGAAACAGTAAATGAACCTAATTATGATGCTGCACTAGCTGTATTAAAGTAA
- a CDS encoding adenylate/guanylate cyclase domain-containing protein produces the protein MKIKFIIVFIILTATSCTYKQINSVLIDNGITNFSNILFDKGEIVKLDGDWIFWPDKLLSYNEVINSLDDGYRVYKDFPGLWQKLTLLESKNNLINRGTFVLRLKLPKSIDSWSIRVPNAISSTTLYLNETKLVEIGKTSNSIKDYIPNSNLKVVPFTLNREDNILIMHVSNYLVPYTGTWDSLTIGRTKDINHKRFIDIVISSLISGALLIMGVYHLALYLLRRKDKSTLWFSLICILMSIRNLITGERILIELLPVSELMWRICFSIEHLSAHLTLPLFFLFFSVIFPKYINKIVINTVLYVAGLWLFIHIFTPPMFHHRFLSFYEYFLMITSIYLLSSIIRAFVNREDGALISLSGMLFLFSASINDVLLSNEIIDSIYLAPIGLLIYTLTHSFFISKRFSTIFHEVEIYSNNLKTQNRSLERFIPNQILLYLKKNEIVDVKSGDSIKQEMAVLILDREYSNDSFSSLSDEEKLKEINLFTTRFGTLITRCNGFIEKYTENGFIALFPSGSGDALKSSLYIRTTLIHYNNERMFNNLAPLKINIGIDKGEVLIGTVGDVKRLDSIIISDTISNVIQLKELGYKLKKDIVVSNNSVKELQNPEKYRLRLLPKQDQNYYVVDWA, from the coding sequence TTGAAAATTAAGTTCATTATAGTTTTTATAATATTAACAGCCACCTCTTGCACTTATAAACAGATTAATTCTGTTTTAATTGATAACGGTATTACTAATTTTTCAAATATTCTTTTTGATAAAGGAGAGATTGTTAAGCTAGATGGGGATTGGATTTTTTGGCCTGATAAATTACTAAGTTATAATGAAGTAATAAACAGTTTAGATGATGGTTATAGGGTATATAAAGATTTCCCTGGTTTATGGCAAAAGCTAACCCTTCTTGAAAGTAAAAATAACCTAATAAACCGTGGTACTTTTGTTTTAAGATTAAAGTTACCTAAAAGTATTGATTCATGGTCAATTAGAGTTCCAAATGCTATATCCTCAACAACACTATACTTAAATGAAACTAAGTTAGTAGAAATAGGTAAAACATCAAACTCCATTAAGGATTATATTCCAAATAGTAATTTAAAAGTTGTTCCTTTTACTTTAAACAGAGAAGATAACATTTTAATTATGCATGTTTCAAACTACTTAGTTCCCTATACAGGTACATGGGACAGTTTAACTATTGGTAGAACTAAGGATATAAACCATAAAAGATTTATTGATATTGTTATATCCTCTTTAATTTCAGGTGCATTATTAATTATGGGGGTTTATCATTTAGCACTTTATCTACTTAGAAGAAAGGATAAAAGTACCCTTTGGTTCTCCCTTATCTGTATATTAATGAGCATAAGAAACTTAATAACAGGGGAGAGGATACTAATTGAACTACTACCTGTATCTGAGTTAATGTGGAGGATATGTTTTAGTATAGAACACCTCTCTGCTCACCTTACCCTTCCACTATTTTTCCTATTTTTTAGTGTGATTTTCCCCAAATATATAAATAAGATAGTAATTAATACGGTTTTATATGTTGCAGGACTCTGGCTATTTATACATATTTTTACCCCTCCAATGTTTCACCACAGGTTTTTATCTTTCTACGAATACTTTCTTATGATTACTTCTATTTACCTTTTATCAAGTATAATTAGAGCATTTGTAAATAGAGAGGATGGAGCTCTAATATCCCTATCAGGAATGTTATTTCTTTTTTCAGCAAGTATAAATGATGTTCTTTTATCAAATGAAATTATTGATAGTATCTACCTAGCCCCAATAGGTTTATTAATATACACCCTTACTCATAGTTTTTTTATATCTAAAAGATTTTCAACAATATTCCATGAAGTTGAAATATATTCTAATAATTTAAAGACTCAAAATCGATCTTTAGAGAGGTTTATACCTAATCAAATTCTTCTCTATCTTAAAAAAAATGAAATTGTAGATGTGAAATCAGGAGATTCAATTAAGCAGGAGATGGCTGTCCTTATTTTAGATAGGGAGTATTCTAATGATTCTTTTAGTTCTTTATCCGATGAGGAAAAACTAAAAGAAATAAACTTATTTACTACTAGATTTGGTACATTAATAACTAGATGTAATGGTTTTATAGAGAAGTATACAGAAAATGGGTTTATAGCCCTGTTTCCATCAGGTAGTGGTGATGCTTTAAAATCCTCCCTATATATAAGAACAACATTAATACATTACAATAACGAGAGAATGTTTAATAATTTAGCCCCACTTAAAATTAATATTGGTATAGACAAAGGCGAAGTTTTAATAGGCACTGTTGGTGATGTAAAAAGGTTAGACTCAATTATAATATCGGATACTATAAGTAATGTTATACAGTTAAAAGAGTTAGGATATAAATTAAAAAAGGATATAGTGGTATCTAATAATTCTGTAAAAGAACTCCAAAATCCTGAAAAATATAGATTAAGGCTTCTTCCAAAACAGGATCAAAATTACTACGTAGTTGATTGGGCTTAA
- a CDS encoding lysoplasmalogenase has protein sequence MRKYRHYIIFTLLVILYIIRLLFFSNYTYSFILKLLPTIYTLCLLLKNCFKNSYLLVISLLASMLGDLFLDLNPELFFVYGLCSFALAHIVFIIYFTINYKFSFDRILIKTLPLTIFAFYVAWTFRVAPEDLLIPVWLYIGVIFLLAIVVFIKEDTDKLIKIGVISFIISDIVIAYDKFIYSFNLVLVVNSVLYFPALFLIIYGSILDKKVKPSY, from the coding sequence ATGAGAAAATATAGACATTATATAATATTCACACTATTAGTTATCCTATATATTATTAGATTACTCTTTTTTTCTAATTATACTTACTCCTTTATATTAAAACTTCTCCCTACTATTTATACACTTTGTTTACTTCTAAAAAATTGTTTCAAAAACTCTTACCTACTGGTAATATCACTTTTAGCCTCTATGTTAGGGGATCTTTTTTTAGATTTAAACCCAGAACTTTTTTTTGTTTATGGACTATGTTCTTTTGCCCTAGCCCACATAGTTTTTATTATCTACTTTACAATAAATTACAAATTTAGCTTTGATAGAATTCTAATTAAAACATTACCACTAACCATATTTGCATTTTATGTTGCTTGGACATTTAGAGTAGCTCCAGAGGATTTACTAATTCCTGTTTGGTTATATATAGGAGTAATATTTTTATTAGCTATTGTAGTTTTTATAAAGGAAGACACAGATAAATTAATTAAAATAGGAGTAATCTCCTTTATTATATCTGACATAGTTATAGCTTATGATAAGTTTATTTATTCTTTTAATTTAGTATTAGTAGTTAACTCAGTACTATACTTTCCAGCCCTCTTTCTAATAATTTATGGTTCTATTCTTGATAAAAAAGTTAAACCCTCTTATTAG
- a CDS encoding EamA family transporter produces MVHYPIIMFILNSLAGGISNIVVLKYNKEVRPGILTSAQLLLGGVMLFTLSLFIYDDLTFLLPMKFYLSLGWLIFVSAAGFSIWYYLLAKRKESLISMNIWKFIMPVSGGVLSWIIMPNDSPTFKSIVGMLIVALSFIVYYYRPNKRV; encoded by the coding sequence ATGGTTCACTACCCAATAATAATGTTTATTCTAAACTCCCTAGCTGGAGGTATAAGTAACATAGTTGTATTAAAGTACAATAAGGAAGTTAGACCTGGTATTTTAACTTCAGCCCAACTTCTACTTGGGGGTGTTATGCTTTTTACTCTTTCACTATTTATATATGATGATCTTACATTTTTATTACCTATGAAATTTTATCTCTCCCTTGGATGGTTAATTTTCGTTTCAGCAGCTGGTTTTTCTATATGGTATTATCTTCTTGCAAAGAGGAAGGAGAGCCTTATCTCTATGAATATATGGAAGTTTATAATGCCTGTAAGCGGAGGTGTTCTAAGCTGGATTATTATGCCTAATGACTCTCCTACCTTTAAATCAATTGTAGGAATGTTAATAGTCGCTCTATCCTTTATTGTCTATTATTACAGGCCTAATAAGAGGGTTTAA
- a CDS encoding DMT family transporter, with protein sequence MKYRFPSWLLALFACLLWSTAFVGVKYSITFAPPLFVAGIRFFLAGLILIPFAGEGYFKEIQGHFKLIVIVGFLQTFSVYLLFFLSLSRIKASTGAALVGLGPLIGAVLGHVFIKTDKFNRKKIISFILGISGVTLVSLSGGKNGSLPNNNVYSKLPSWRYK encoded by the coding sequence GTGAAATATAGGTTTCCATCCTGGTTATTGGCCCTATTTGCTTGTCTTTTGTGGTCTACAGCCTTTGTTGGGGTAAAATATTCAATAACTTTTGCCCCACCACTTTTTGTTGCAGGAATTAGATTTTTTTTAGCTGGTTTAATTTTAATCCCCTTTGCCGGGGAGGGCTATTTTAAAGAGATACAAGGACACTTTAAACTAATTGTTATTGTTGGTTTTCTACAAACATTTTCAGTCTACTTATTATTCTTTTTGTCCTTATCAAGAATTAAAGCTTCAACTGGAGCTGCACTAGTTGGTTTGGGGCCACTTATTGGAGCTGTTTTAGGCCACGTCTTTATTAAAACTGATAAATTTAATAGAAAAAAGATAATTAGTTTTATTTTAGGTATCTCTGGAGTGACCCTTGTTTCCTTAAGTGGAGGTAAAAATGGTTCACTACCCAATAATAATGTTTATTCTAAACTCCCTAGCTGGAGGTATAAGTAA
- a CDS encoding aminopeptidase P family protein, which produces MLREDKLRKLRDKMALAGLNAVIIPSTDPHSSEYVHEHWKSRAWFSGFNGSAGTLVVTENMSGLWTDFRYYIEASNVLKECEIELYRDGLEETPSILDFLKSNLKKGDTLGFDGTLFSTSDFEKYNLELKKFDISIDNSFDPVEGLWEDRPEAPMSKAFDLPVRFSGESREDKILRVRNKMKGVGANTYIVSSLADIAWLLNIRGEDVRFTPLIVSYLIVDLNNVNLFIKNEKLPKKLKVELEKAGITINNYDVIGDYIIKLKKDSVIYYMPESLNCFLSTLINQDIKVIRGVDLVTDLKAIKNKTEIDNIRSAMEKDGAALVKFFKEFEHRIKDEEFTEYTLAPLLREKRLGMEGCVDESFSPIIGYHSNGALCHYSADEKSAKLIKRDGLLLIDSGGQYYEGTTDITRTISLGNATVEEILHYTLVLKGHIKLSMAKFPEGTTGAQLDILAREPLWEHGLNFGHGTGHGVGYFLGVHEGPQNISPKGFKAPIKEGMITSNEPGLYIEGKHGIRIENLVLTKFDSDGLYQKFLGFETLTLYPYDLELIDSELLSIKEIEWINNYHKEVKTRLSKYLTADENTWLEDKTREI; this is translated from the coding sequence ATGTTAAGAGAAGATAAATTGAGAAAACTAAGGGATAAAATGGCTTTAGCGGGTCTAAATGCTGTTATAATTCCTAGTACAGACCCTCACTCAAGTGAGTATGTTCATGAGCATTGGAAGAGTAGAGCTTGGTTCTCTGGTTTTAATGGTAGTGCAGGAACTCTAGTGGTTACAGAAAATATGTCAGGTTTATGGACTGATTTTAGATACTATATTGAAGCAAGTAATGTATTAAAAGAGTGTGAGATAGAACTATATAGGGATGGTTTAGAAGAAACACCTTCAATATTGGATTTCCTTAAAAGTAATCTCAAAAAAGGGGATACCCTAGGTTTTGATGGTACACTATTCTCCACATCAGACTTTGAAAAGTACAACTTAGAATTAAAAAAGTTTGATATATCCATAGATAATAGCTTTGATCCTGTGGAAGGTCTTTGGGAAGATAGACCTGAAGCTCCTATGTCAAAGGCATTTGACCTACCTGTAAGGTTTAGTGGTGAGTCAAGGGAAGATAAAATATTAAGGGTACGTAATAAGATGAAGGGTGTAGGGGCTAATACCTATATTGTCTCCTCTTTAGCAGATATAGCTTGGCTTCTAAACATTAGGGGAGAAGATGTCCGTTTTACACCGTTAATTGTATCCTATCTTATTGTAGACTTAAACAATGTTAACCTATTTATTAAGAACGAAAAACTTCCTAAAAAATTAAAAGTGGAATTAGAAAAAGCAGGAATTACCATAAATAATTATGATGTTATTGGGGACTATATAATTAAGCTTAAAAAGGACTCTGTTATCTATTATATGCCCGAGTCTTTAAACTGTTTTTTATCAACACTTATAAACCAGGATATAAAAGTTATTCGAGGTGTCGATCTTGTTACAGATTTAAAAGCTATAAAAAATAAGACAGAGATAGATAACATTAGAAGTGCCATGGAAAAAGATGGTGCAGCCCTTGTTAAGTTCTTTAAAGAGTTTGAACATAGAATAAAGGATGAAGAGTTTACTGAGTATACACTTGCTCCTCTATTAAGAGAGAAACGATTAGGAATGGAAGGCTGTGTTGATGAGAGTTTTAGTCCAATTATAGGTTATCACAGTAATGGAGCCCTTTGCCACTATAGTGCAGATGAGAAGAGTGCAAAGTTAATAAAAAGGGATGGTTTGCTCCTTATAGATTCTGGAGGACAGTACTATGAAGGTACTACGGATATAACTAGAACTATTAGCCTAGGTAACGCAACAGTTGAGGAGATTTTGCACTATACCCTGGTTCTAAAGGGACATATAAAACTTAGTATGGCTAAGTTCCCTGAGGGAACAACAGGGGCACAGTTGGATATATTAGCTCGGGAGCCCTTATGGGAGCATGGTTTAAACTTTGGTCACGGTACAGGGCATGGTGTTGGTTATTTTCTAGGTGTCCATGAGGGACCTCAAAACATCTCTCCAAAGGGTTTTAAAGCTCCTATAAAAGAGGGAATGATTACTTCTAATGAGCCTGGGTTATATATAGAGGGTAAACACGGTATTCGAATAGAGAATCTAGTACTTACAAAATTTGATAGTGATGGTTTATATCAGAAGTTCTTAGGTTTTGAAACATTAACCCTTTATCCCTACGATTTAGAATTAATCGATAGTGAGCTTCTATCTATTAAAGAGATTGAGTGGATAAATAACTATCATAAAGAGGTTAAAACTCGGCTTTCTAAGTACCTCACAGCAGATGAAAATACTTGGTTAGAAGATAAAACTCGTGAAATATAG
- a CDS encoding ABC transporter permease, whose product MSSFPDIINIPLDVWIDNVMDWLLLHLEFFFDFIGAVILQVIVTFENIFLYLPWFIFIPIVGFLGWKLVGSKVTGIVFMALLFLIGTFGYWELSMRTLSLVITSVFFSLLLGIPQGIIMARSDKVEGFMKPLLDGMQTMPSFVYLIPALMFFGMGKVPAMFATIIYAVPPVIRLTNVGIRNVDKEAVEAALAYGASKKQVLFDVQLPLAKPSIMVGINQTTMMALAMVVIGSMIGAKGLGMEVLLAINRIEVGRGFEAGISIVVLAIIIDRITFSFSKKK is encoded by the coding sequence ATGAGTAGTTTTCCAGATATAATAAATATTCCATTAGATGTATGGATAGACAATGTAATGGATTGGTTATTACTACACCTAGAGTTTTTCTTTGATTTTATAGGTGCAGTAATTCTTCAAGTGATAGTAACATTTGAAAATATATTTCTTTATCTTCCTTGGTTTATTTTTATACCAATAGTTGGTTTCCTTGGATGGAAGCTAGTAGGGAGTAAAGTTACAGGTATTGTTTTTATGGCTCTTCTGTTTTTAATTGGTACTTTTGGTTATTGGGAACTATCAATGAGAACTTTAAGCCTTGTAATTACATCAGTATTCTTTTCATTACTACTTGGTATTCCCCAGGGAATTATCATGGCAAGAAGTGACAAGGTTGAAGGCTTTATGAAACCCCTTCTAGATGGAATGCAGACAATGCCAAGTTTTGTATACTTAATTCCAGCTCTAATGTTTTTTGGTATGGGTAAGGTTCCAGCAATGTTTGCAACAATAATTTATGCAGTACCCCCAGTAATAAGATTAACAAATGTGGGTATTAGAAATGTCGATAAAGAGGCTGTAGAAGCTGCCTTAGCCTATGGAGCGTCTAAGAAACAGGTCCTTTTTGATGTTCAACTACCCCTAGCAAAACCAAGTATTATGGTTGGTATTAACCAGACTACCATGATGGCACTAGCAATGGTTGTTATTGGCTCAATGATTGGAGCAAAGGGTCTAGGAATGGAAGTTCTACTAGCAATTAATAGAATTGAAGTTGGTCGAGGTTTTGAAGCTGGTATATCAATTGTTGTTCTTGCAATTATTATTGATAGAATTACATTTTCATTTTCAAAAAAGAAATAA
- a CDS encoding quaternary amine ABC transporter ATP-binding protein, translating into MSENQIEIKDVWKVYGRDPKRVLKKDFKSLSKNEIQKKTGCIVGLKNINLEIKRGEFYMLMGLSGSGKSTLLRNIIRLVNPTSGSIVINGKDVTKMNNDELLDFRKETFGMVFQHYGLFPHLTVLENAAYGLKVKGISKEERSAKALEVLETVGLKGWEYYYPKNLSGGMQQRVGIARALANDPEILLMDEPFSGLDPLIKREMQDELVELQDRLQKTIIFVTHDLHEALKLGDRIAILKDGEVIQEGTPEEIISKPEDSYVEEFVKDASPAKVLTAGSVLEQPSTLIYAWEGPRTALTLMSKANRKSAFIVNKKREFLGVVNEKDLLKIVETDSDVKVIPESIIKKRESVTMDTILEDMFTLFAQNQHPIAVVDEKGKFKGKITSDIIFENIIPYEGDLNE; encoded by the coding sequence ATGAGTGAAAACCAAATAGAGATAAAAGATGTTTGGAAAGTTTACGGTAGGGACCCTAAAAGGGTCCTTAAAAAGGACTTTAAGTCCCTTTCTAAAAATGAGATACAAAAAAAAACAGGATGTATTGTTGGTCTTAAAAACATAAATCTTGAGATAAAAAGAGGAGAGTTCTATATGTTAATGGGACTCTCTGGTAGTGGTAAATCAACCCTACTTAGAAATATTATTAGACTTGTAAACCCTACATCTGGGTCTATTGTCATTAATGGAAAAGATGTAACAAAAATGAATAATGATGAGTTACTCGATTTTAGAAAAGAGACCTTTGGAATGGTATTCCAGCACTACGGTCTATTTCCCCATCTTACAGTTTTAGAAAATGCAGCTTATGGTTTAAAAGTAAAGGGTATTTCTAAGGAAGAGAGAAGTGCTAAAGCATTAGAAGTTTTAGAAACTGTAGGTTTAAAGGGGTGGGAGTACTACTATCCTAAAAATTTAAGTGGTGGTATGCAGCAAAGAGTAGGAATAGCTCGAGCTCTAGCAAACGATCCAGAGATTCTTCTAATGGATGAGCCTTTTAGTGGTTTAGACCCATTAATAAAACGAGAGATGCAGGATGAGTTAGTCGAGTTACAAGATAGATTACAAAAGACAATTATATTTGTTACCCATGATCTTCACGAAGCATTAAAACTTGGGGACAGAATAGCAATATTAAAAGATGGTGAAGTTATCCAAGAGGGAACCCCTGAAGAGATAATTAGTAAGCCAGAGGACTCCTATGTAGAGGAGTTCGTTAAGGACGCATCACCTGCTAAGGTTTTAACAGCAGGGTCAGTATTAGAGCAACCATCAACACTTATTTATGCATGGGAAGGTCCAAGAACAGCTTTAACACTTATGAGTAAGGCAAATAGAAAGAGTGCCTTTATTGTTAATAAAAAAAGAGAATTTTTAGGGGTTGTTAATGAAAAAGATCTTCTTAAAATTGTAGAGACAGATAGTGATGTAAAAGTTATTCCTGAATCAATAATAAAAAAGAGAGAGTCTGTAACAATGGATACTATATTAGAGGACATGTTTACTCTATTTGCTCAAAATCAACACCCTATTGCTGTTGTAGATGAGAAAGGGAAATTTAAAGGTAAAATAACATCCGATATAATATTTGAAAACATTATCCCTTATGAAGGAGATTTAAATGAGTAG
- a CDS encoding glycine betaine ABC transporter substrate-binding protein encodes MKKIVVAMLLAVSLLLTGCAKQDDGSKKIVFGDKSWDSIKVHNRIMAFIIENGYEGYEIDYIAGDTIPVVNGVMQGDIDVDMESWHSNFRELYDKAIKQGKLIDLGKNLPDAPQGWFVPRYLVEGDDALAPDLKSVKDLAKYPELFTDPEDKTKGLIYGGCAGWGQLPISQKIFDDAGLEDKFNFGIAGSGTALAGTMVGQYKKEQGWVGYYWAPTAILGKLDMVMLEGSRYEPADVNILISEEMEEKAPEIVEVLKKYSTTVAQNNKFLALMEDNEWSYEETAKWFLTTYKDLWKSWVPADVATKVESAL; translated from the coding sequence ATGAAGAAAATTGTAGTTGCAATGCTTTTAGCGGTATCACTGCTATTAACAGGTTGTGCAAAACAGGACGATGGTTCGAAAAAAATAGTTTTTGGTGATAAATCATGGGACAGTATTAAAGTTCACAATAGAATAATGGCATTTATCATTGAAAATGGTTATGAAGGTTATGAAATTGACTATATTGCAGGTGATACAATACCTGTAGTTAATGGTGTTATGCAGGGTGATATCGATGTAGATATGGAGTCATGGCACTCAAACTTTAGAGAGTTATATGACAAAGCTATTAAACAGGGTAAATTAATTGACCTAGGTAAAAACTTACCAGATGCACCCCAGGGATGGTTTGTACCAAGATACTTAGTAGAAGGGGATGATGCACTAGCACCGGACTTAAAATCAGTAAAAGATTTAGCAAAGTATCCTGAACTATTTACAGATCCTGAAGATAAAACAAAGGGTCTAATTTATGGTGGTTGCGCAGGTTGGGGTCAGTTACCTATTTCTCAAAAAATATTTGATGATGCTGGTTTAGAAGATAAGTTTAACTTTGGTATTGCAGGATCAGGTACAGCTCTAGCTGGAACTATGGTTGGTCAATACAAAAAAGAGCAGGGATGGGTTGGTTATTATTGGGCACCAACTGCTATTTTAGGAAAACTCGACATGGTTATGTTAGAGGGTAGTAGATATGAACCTGCAGATGTAAATATTCTAATCAGTGAAGAGATGGAAGAGAAGGCTCCAGAGATTGTTGAAGTTCTTAAAAAATACTCAACTACTGTTGCACAAAATAACAAGTTCTTAGCTCTTATGGAAGATAATGAGTGGAGTTATGAAGAGACTGCAAAGTGGTTTTTAACTACGTATAAAGATCTTTGGAAAAGTTGGGTTCCAGCAGATGTTGCAACAAAAGTTGAAAGCGCACTGTAA
- the mfnA gene encoding tyrosine decarboxylase MfnA — MKIQRLKKRLSGDHKFTGHTILGSMCTEPHRVAKRTYKHFLSTNVGDPGLFPNLIELEKEYISELGSLLSNDDAKGMVVSGGSEANILALWTARTLAKEYQRDVIVSETCHFSFDKAANLLGLNLIKIPADSNHKIRLDLVKKAISDNTMALVGIAGTTGSGVMDPIEELSKIAVEKDIYLHVDAAFGGFIFPFIKDSAPFDFRLEGVKSITMDPHKMGRSVIQAGCIIYRNKKVLDAVQIPVTYLSGGHTKNNSILGTRSGASIAAAWMVYNYLGIEGYQKGADKVMALTKWFTNEIKKMPLMTTIVEPECNVVGITTSGKIDIKEILAELRERGWAVSEWKDYIRITVMPHVKKSYLKKFMKDLNKILDSYRVTNITEIRENTYSVARARLSTY; from the coding sequence ATGAAAATACAAAGACTAAAAAAACGATTATCTGGTGATCACAAATTCACTGGACACACTATTTTAGGTTCGATGTGTACCGAACCACATAGAGTTGCCAAGAGAACTTATAAGCACTTTTTATCAACCAATGTAGGAGATCCAGGGCTTTTCCCTAATTTAATAGAGTTAGAGAAAGAGTATATTTCCGAATTAGGAAGTCTTCTATCTAACGATGACGCTAAGGGTATGGTTGTTTCTGGAGGTTCAGAGGCTAATATTCTAGCATTATGGACTGCTCGTACTCTTGCTAAAGAGTATCAACGAGATGTCATTGTTTCAGAGACATGTCATTTTTCTTTTGATAAAGCTGCTAACCTACTTGGATTGAACTTAATTAAAATACCCGCTGATAGTAACCATAAAATAAGATTGGACCTAGTTAAAAAGGCTATTTCTGATAATACAATGGCATTAGTTGGTATTGCAGGAACTACAGGTTCTGGTGTTATGGACCCTATAGAAGAGTTGTCTAAAATTGCTGTAGAAAAAGATATTTATCTTCATGTTGATGCAGCCTTTGGAGGATTTATATTCCCATTTATTAAGGATAGCGCACCCTTTGATTTTAGGTTAGAAGGTGTCAAATCAATTACTATGGATCCCCATAAAATGGGAAGATCTGTAATTCAGGCCGGTTGTATAATTTACAGAAATAAGAAGGTTTTAGATGCTGTTCAAATCCCTGTAACATATCTAAGTGGTGGACATACAAAAAATAACTCTATTTTAGGAACAAGAAGTGGTGCTTCAATTGCTGCTGCTTGGATGGTATATAACTACCTAGGAATAGAGGGGTACCAGAAGGGTGCTGATAAAGTTATGGCACTAACTAAATGGTTTACAAATGAGATTAAAAAGATGCCACTTATGACTACAATTGTAGAACCTGAGTGTAACGTTGTAGGTATAACAACATCTGGTAAGATTGATATAAAAGAGATTTTAGCAGAGTTAAGAGAGAGAGGCTGGGCCGTATCAGAATGGAAGGATTACATTCGAATTACAGTAATGCCCCATGTAAAAAAGAGCTATCTTAAAAAATTCATGAAGGATTTAAATAAGATCTTAGACTCGTATAGAGTTACAAATATAACAGAAATTCGAGAGAATACATATAGTGTTGCTCGAGCAAGATTATCGACATATTAG